The following coding sequences lie in one Dryobates pubescens isolate bDryPub1 chromosome 10, bDryPub1.pri, whole genome shotgun sequence genomic window:
- the USPL1 gene encoding SUMO-specific isopeptidase USPL1, producing the protein MMDTLKTTNGLQVIGEGTGIGKSTLHMVGYLGKNSNAVETTAHEYCPVCKEKGRIQVLRTYRINFQESIFLCENPQCIYPLGYKPLNSIITSADSENHQVPPTHKKRKLPVINDLAPVESHPKKARTNSVNTEHTVNADSVVKCHQKSLCIPKPSLCEALQNGHQKPINGVESCLQKVDFETATNSCQESPPKTSGPRTQLLADSELCSTASEVLLKDDEGSANSRDFCLQWRNSHKLCWLDCILSALVHLETLKFALAEERNDGTCLLQKLLTKYNQATLLLNSCKRNKVKDVLPKAESHLNEIRNRLFTQLQPQLKCELGKEESPVFALPLILRLDRQAEKLFLHSFSVEFECVCCGYKEQNRFRKTLTTFTNIIPDWHPLKAVHVGPCNNCSDRSQRREMILEKVPSILMLHFVEGLPHNNLKKYSFQFEEDTYQITSIVQYQTDKKHFITWSLNPDGTWLECDDLKGPYCKRHKRFEVPPSEIHIVIWEKKTSHMPEELNSQFQRKNTEAFPLSDVQVNSTALHCGPDNAVGNVPAAPCKEDSVRTPDKEQQWVPEDETTVHQGLENEAHDDVVTLILEEIKVDSEGKSLPNGQVVGNNLVKMGTLQQQESAFSPDTPYTRELTGTSLSMNNKCVPYENSRICLPLEELNPANVIPPVPKIQNSDPLDSRLAQRADSRTNLPNTEHGFNSELQLNKKLSPVKDIIQKSLDLKDASKIVVNSQVANSAANNSCQPSHKDPKRGFVGSWVKKLLSKNTSLIPSSASSLKNQRSCKSPSIQKISEVRLPVKGASNFGGFQSRGTTKTRETPKAAVPQSSNTHPLPNFKGLSQSTCLPRASHTTFSGLTWNKSGNTLGTSGRVAQAHSPGPNSAKAEESDSDKTKKLRLKLLKKLNAKKKKLASLDRLAVEQMKQEKAGSGDVSTPSQTESHDSELLQSFLRELQYQMDAADSESGCTSHSSSDEILAELLSPTSTVASSEAPKSEDECMYMEMVDSSVPVTVSDEQTSVPQAATTSEDHNYYSPVKDSHLELLTVSKPNVKKLAFESPIREDIFEDLFSISAPSSMAGDIDLPHFDETLFETW; encoded by the exons ATGATGGATACCCTGAAGACTACAAATGGTTTGCAAGTGATTGGAGAAGGGACTGGTATAGGGAAATCGACACTCCACATGGTGGGGTATTTGGGAAAA AACTCTAATGCTGTGGAAACAACTGCACATGAGTACTGCCCAGTCTGCAAAGAGAAGGGACGGATCCAAGTTTTACGGACTTACCGCATTAATTTTCAAGAGTCCATTTTCCTTTGTGAAAATCCTCAG TGTATCTACCCGCTTGGTTATAAACCGTTAAACAGCATAATTACTTCTGCTGATTCAGAAAATCATCAAGTTCCACCTACTCATAAGAAAAGGAAATTGCCTGTTATCAATGACTTGGCTCCCGTTGAATCACATCCAAAAAAAGCAAGAACTAATAGTGTGAACACTGAGCACACTGTTAATGCAGACTCTGTTGTCAAATGCCATCAGAAGAGTTTGTGTATTCCCAAGCCAAGCCTATGTGAGGCGCTACAAAATGGCCATCAAAAACCTATTAACGGTGTGGAGTCCTGCCTGCAGAAGGTCGATTTTGAAACGGCCACCAACAGCTGTCAAGAAAGTCCACCAAAAACTTCTGGTCCCAGAACACAACTCTTGGCAGATTCTGAGCTTTGCTCGACAGCATCTGAAGTTTTGCTCAAAGATGATGAAGGTTCCGCTAACAGCAGAGATTTCTGTCTTCAGTGGAGAAACAGCCATAAGCTTTGTTGGTTAGATTGTATTTTGTCAGCGTTGGTGCACTTAGAAACATTAAAATTTGCTCTGGCAGAAGAACGTAATGATGGAACGTGCTTACTCCAGAAACTCTTAACAAAATATAATCAAGCAACTCTGCTTCTGAATAGCTGTAAAAGGAATAAAGTAAAAG atgTGCTTCCAAAAGCAGAATCTCATCTCAATGAAATCAGAAATAGATTGTTTACTCAGCTTCAGCCTCAGCTTAAGTGTGAATTGG GTAAGGAGGAGAGTCCAGTATTTGCACTGCCTCTAATCCTACGACTGGATCGGCAAGCTGAGAAACTCTTCCTGCATTCCTTTTCAGTGGAGTTTGAATGTGTGTGCTGTGGCTACAAAGAGCAGAACCG GTTTAGGAAAACACTAACAACGTTCACCAACATAATCCCTGACTGGCATCCGCTTAAGGCTGTTCATGTTGGACCATGTAATAACTGTAGTGATAGATCTCAAAGAAGAGAGATGATTTTGGAAAA AGTACCCTCAATATTAATGTTACATTTTGTAGAGGGCTTGCCACATAACAACCTGAAGAAGTATTCATTTCAGTTTGAAGAAGACACCTACCAAATAACATCTATTGTTCAGTATCAGACAGATAAGAAGCACTTCATAACCTGGTCTTTGAATCCTGATG GAACTTGGCTTGAATGTGATGATTTAAAGGGGCCATATTGCAAGAGACATAAAAGATTTGAAGTTCCTCCTTCAGAGATTCATATTGTTatctgggaaaagaaaacatccCACATGCCAGAAGAACTGAATTCACAGTTCCAGCGTAAAAATACTGAAGCTTTTCCTCTTAGTGACGTACAGGTGAATTCCACAGCCTTGCACTGCGGTCCTGATAATGCCGTAGGCAACGTCCCCGCAGCGCCTTGCAAAGAGGACTCTGTAAGAACTCCAGATAAGGAACAGCAGTGGGTACCTGAGGATGAAACTACTGTTCATCAGGGTTTAGAAAATGAGGCACATGATGATGTTGTAACATTGATACTTGAAGAAATTAAAGTTGACTCAGAAGGTAAATCGCTGCCGAATGGACAGGTGGTGGGAAATAACCTTGTCAAAATGGGCACACTACAACAGCAGGAATCAGCTTTTTCACCTGACACCCCATATACAAGAGAGCTCACTGGAACTAGTCTGTCTATGAACAATAAATGCGTGCCATATGAAAATTCCAGAATTTGCTTACCCCTAGAAGAGTTGAACCCAGCAAATGTCATCCCTCCTGTGCCCAAAATACAGAACTCTGACCCGTTGGACTCACGGCTTGCTCAAAGAGCAGACAGCAGAACTAATTTACCTAACACAGAACATGGATTCAATTCAGAACTGCAGCTGAACAAGAAGTTGTCACCAGTCAAGGATATTATACAAAAATCACTTGACTTGAAAGATGCAAGCAAAATTGTAGTTAATTCTCAGGTTGCCAATTCTGCTGCCAATAACTCCTGTCAGCCTTCACACAAAGACCCCAAAAGAGGATTTGTAGGAAGCTGGGTAAAGAAATTATTAAGCAAGAATACTTCTTTGATAccttcaagtgcctcatccctCAAGAATCAGAGAAGCTGCAAATCTCCCTCCATACAAAAAATAAGTGAAGTGCGGCTGCCTGTTAAGGGAGCAAGTAACTTCGGTGGCTTTCAAAGCAGAGGTACAACCAAAACAAGAGAGACCCCAAAGGCAGCGGTTCCTCAGAGTAGTAACACTCATCCTTTACCAAATTTCAAAGGACTTTCTCAAAGCACTTGTCTTCCAAGAGCAAGTCATACCACCTTTTCAGGTCTGACTTGGAATAAGTCAGGAAATACACTGGGTACCTCGGGTCGAGTGGCTCAGGCCCATTCACCTGGCCCTAACTCTGCGAAGGCAGAGGAGTCAGATAGcgacaaaacaaaaaaactccGTCTGAAACTATTAAAAAAACTTAATGCCAAGAAGAAGAAGTTGGCTTCGCTGGATAGGCTAGCAGTGGAACAGATGAAACAGGAGAAAGCTGGGAGTGGTGATGTAAGCACCCCTTCACAGACGGAATCTCACGACAGTGAGTTGTTACAGAGCTTTCTGAGGGAACTGCAGTATCAGATGGATGCCGCGGACAGTGAATCAGGGTGCACTAGCCATAGCAGCAGTGATGAAATACTGGCAGAATTACTGTCCCCTACTTCAACTGTTGCTTCATCAGAGGCTCCAAAAAGCGAAGATGAATGTATGTATATGGAAATGGTGGACAGCAGTGTTCCGGTGACGGTGTCTGATGAGCAGACCAGTGTGCCACAAGCAGCAACGACAAGCGAGGACCACAATTACTACAGTCCTGTGAAGGACAGTCATTTGGAACTTCTGACAGTAAGCAAACCCAATGTGAAGAAACTTGCTTTTGAAAGCCCTATCAGGGAAGATATCTTTGAAGACTTGTTCTCCATTTCAGCACCAAGCTCAATGGCAGGTGACATAGATTTACCTCATTTTGATGAAACTCTGTTTGAAACTTGGTAG